A portion of the Haemorhous mexicanus isolate bHaeMex1 chromosome 3, bHaeMex1.pri, whole genome shotgun sequence genome contains these proteins:
- the SLC4A1AP gene encoding kanadaptin, translating into MAEAAEAMEAESAEPAAFKRPSRPLPAAPGPGDPGPSPPGAPRAAAAAPPAPRYEEPPWGSRPPAGSGYGLEVLKGGVVLGSVRLEDSSWFLVGRLPGCAVSLEHPSVSRHHAVLQYRGAGCSPDEPGGADAAGFYVYDLGSTHGTFLNKARVPPRTYCRVRVGHGLRFGGSSRLFLLQGPKEDQESESELTVTQLKALRKQQQAKLEKTMLGEDSDEEDEKEERNERSHNSDLSCSWGMGEDAEEDEVEENPIAVDFQDVQDAFYMKDPRKALQGFFDREGEELEYEYDDRGHNSWLCRIKLPVDDASGKQLVAEVLHSGKKKEAMIQCALEACRLLDARGVLRQEAVSRKRKSKNWEDEDFYDSDDDTFLDRTGAVEKKRLNRMKKAGKIEEKPETYDSLVTKLKEAENELSEITEKLKVSGKAQSHPAAQDSLDEFMTEMKSGCTLDSVARKKLHLRSFELKKEQQRLKGLIKLVKPTELPELKPPGGSYSLNAENKPKKMNLPLFGAMKGGSKFKLKTGSLGKLPVKRPDIPESLLKTKDDGPEEEEEEEEEEMEEQQEADAVNSRVSNLEMKMTVEKETGKETHAPDGSPCSNKHLESHQDGVDSLPEPKVLRNESQMGPSQEKSPASKVVNKEPEETSEKVKKINSSSKVQQPFFSSQYPDDDPDYCIWIPPAGQSGDGKTHLNEKYGY; encoded by the exons ATGGCGGAGGCGGCAGAGGCAATGGAGGCCGAGTCCGCCGAGCCCGCCGCCTTCAAGCGCCCGAGCCGCCCGCTgcccgccgctcccgggcccggCGACCCGGGGCCCAGCCCGCCGGGAGCCCCccgcgcggccgccgccgcgccgcccgcgccgcgcTACGAGGAGCCGCCGTGGGgcagccgcccgcccgccggctCCGGGTACGggctggaggtgctgaaggGCGGCGTGGTGCTGGGTTCGGTGCGGCTGGAGGACAGCAGCTGGTTCTTGGTGGGGCGGCTGCCCGGCTGCGCCGTGTCCCTGGAGCACCCGTCGGTGTCGCGGCACCACGCCGTGCTGCAGTACCGCGGCGCCGGCTGCTCCCCCGATGAGCCCGGCGGCGCCGATGCCGCCGGGTTCTACGTGTACGACCTGGGCAGCACCCACGGCACCTTCCTCAACAAGGCGCGGGTGCCGCCCCGCACCTACTGCCGGGTGCGGGTGGGCCACGGGCTGCGCTTCGGGGGCAGCTCCCgcctcttcctcctgcag GGACCCAAAGAGGACCAGGAGTCTGAGTCAGAACTAACTGTGACTCAACTGAAGGCACTACGCAAGCAGCAGCAAGCAAAATTAGAAAAGACAATGTTGGGAGAGGACTCCGATGAGGAAGAtgagaaagaggagagaaatgAAAGGAGTCACAATAGTGATCTGAGCTGCTCATGGGGCATGG GTGAGGATGCTGAGGAAGATGAGGTTGAAGAAAACCCTATTGCTGTTGATTTTCAGGATGTTCAAGATGCCTTTTATATGAAAGACCCTAGGAAGGCCTTGCAGGGCTTTTTTGATAGAGAAg gAGAAGAGTTAGAATATGAGTATGATGATCGTGGGCACAACAGCTGGCTATGCAGGATCAA GTTGCCTGTGGATGATGCATCAGGGAAGCAGCTGGTGGCAGAGGTTCTccattcaggaaaaaagaaggaagcaaTGATACAGTGTGCACTGGAAGCTTGCAGGCTGCTGGATGCTCGAGGAGTACTGAGGCAAGAAGCAG TATCCCgaaaaaggaaatcaaagaaCTGGGAAGATGAGGATTTCTATGACAGTGATGATGACACCTTCCTTGATCGAACTGGTGCTGTGGAAAAGAAACGACTGAACAGAATGAAGAAAGCTggtaaaatagaagaaaaaccAGAGACTTATGACTCCTTG GTCACAAAgctgaaagaagcagaaaatgagcTTTCTGAGATAACAGAGAAGCTGAAGGTTTCAGGGAAAG CTCAGTCCCATCCAGCAGCTCAGGATTCTTTGGATGAGTTCATGACTGAAATGAAATCAGGATGCACATTGGACAGCGTGGCACGAAAGAAGCTTCACTTGCGGTCGTTTGAACTgaagaaagagcagcagagactgAAAGGATTGATAAAGCTTGTCAAGCCCACAGAACTGCCTGAGCTGAAGCCCCC GGGTGGGAGTTACAGTCTGAATGCAGAGAACAAGCCTAAAAAGATGAACCTGCCTCTCTTTGGTGCAATGAAAGGGGGAAGCAAATTCAAACTGAAAACTGGAAGCCTAGGG AAGTTGCCTGTTAAGCGTCCAGACATCCCTGAAAGcttgttaaaaacaaaagatgatggaccagaggaggaggaggaggaggaggaagaagaaatggaaGAGCAGCAAGAAGCAGATGCAGTAAACAGCAGAGTGTCAAATCTGGAAATGAAGATGACAGTAGAGaaagaaacagggaaagaaaCTCATGCTCCTGATGGCTCCCCTTGCAGTAACAAACATCTAGAATCCCATCAGGATG GGGTTGATTCTCTGCCTGAGCCAAAGGTACTGAGGAATGAATCTCAGATGGGACCCTCACAAGAGAAATCCCCAG CATCCAAGGTAGTAAATAAGGAACCTGAAGAGACATCTGAGAAAGTTAAGAAAATCAATAGCTCAAGCAAG GTCCagcaaccttttttttcctcacagtaCCCAGATGATGACCCAGACTACTGCATATGGATTCCTCCTGCAG
- the SUPT7L gene encoding STAGA complex 65 subunit gamma, producing the protein MLRYWGEIPVSSNQANRSSFDLLQREFRTVEVQDPPLHQPSANKPRPTTMLDIPSEPCSLTIHTIQLIQHNRRLRSLIAAAQAQNQQQAEGIKTEENEPLPSCPASPPLPDDLLPLDSKTPKMPFQLRHSDPESDFYRGKGEPVTELSWSSCRQLLYQSMATILAHTGFECANESVLETLTDIAHEYCLKFTKLLRFAVDREARLGHTPFPDVMEQVFHEVGIGSVLSLQKFWQHRIKDYHSYMLQVSKQLSEEYEKIVNPEKAAEDTKPVKIKEEPVSDITFPISEELEGDLASGDQSLPVGVLGGQSERFSANLEVEASPQTSGAEVNASPLWNLAQVKMEPQENEEANVHGHGVLGSDVFEEPMSGMSEAGMPQSPNGSESSYGSHSADSLMGSSPVFNQRCKKKMKKM; encoded by the exons ATGCTGCGGTACTGGGGCGAGATCCCGGTTTCCTCCAACCAGGCCAACCGCAGCTCCTTTGACCTGCTGCAGCGTGAGTTCCGCACTGTGGAAGTCCAGGATCCTCCACTGCACCAGCCGTCTGCGAACAAGCCCCGTCCCACCACCATGCTGGACATCCCCTCCGAGCCCTGCAGCCTCACCATTCACACCATCCAGCTCATCCAGCACAACCGGCGCCTGCGCAGCCTCATCGCCGCGGCTCAGGCTCAAAACCAGCAGCAAGCAGAGGGCATAAAAACCGAAGAGAATGAACCTCTGCCATCTTGTCCGGCCTCCCCACCTCTCCCTGATGACCTGCTTCCTCTGGATagcaaaacccccaaaatgccaTTTCAGCTGAGGCACAGTGACCCAGAGAGTGATTTCTACAG aggaaaaggggAGCCAGTGACAGAGCTGAGTTGGTCTTCCTGCCGGCAGCTTCTGTACCAGTCGATGGCCACCATCCTGGCGCACACGGGCTTTGAGTGCGCCAACGAGAGCGTCCTGGAGACCCTGACAGACATCGCCCACGAGTACTGCCTCAAGTTCACCAAGCTGCTGCGCTTTGCTGTGGATCGGGAGGCTCGGCTCGGCCACACCCCTTTCCCTGATGTCATGGAGCAGGTCTTCCACGAGGTGGGCATTGGCAGCGTGCTCTCGCTGCAGAAGTTCTGGCAGCACCGCATCAAGGACTATCACAGCTACATGCTTCAG GTTAGCAAGCAGCTCTCTGAAGAATATGAGAAGATTGTCAACCctgaaaaggcagcagaagacACAAAACCTGTGAAGATTAAGGAGGAACCTGTTAGTGATATTACTTTCCCCATAAgtgaagagctggaaggagaTCTGGCTTCTGGTGACCAGTCTTTGCCTGTTGGAGTTCTTGGAGGTCAAAGCGAGCGCTTCTCTGCCAATTTGGAAGTAGAAGCTTCCCCACAGACTTCAG gGGCTGAGGTGAATGCTTCCCCACTGTGGAATTTGGCACAGGTGAAAATGGAGCCACAGGAAAATGAGGAGGCTAATGTACATGGCCACGGGGTTCTAGGCAGTGATGTCTTTGAGGAACCAATGTCAGGCATGAGTGAAGCTGGGATGCCACAAAGCCCCAATGGCTCTGAGAGCAGCTACGGTTCTCATTCTGCTGACAGCCTGATGGGATCCTCACCTGTCTTCAACCAGCGCTGcaagaaaaagatgaagaagatgtGA